A part of Nostoc edaphicum CCNP1411 genomic DNA contains:
- a CDS encoding type IV secretory system conjugative DNA transfer family protein, whose protein sequence is MAEISKTTQQVKRAGGGVQQGEKDSLKNISLYSPATPAPPAYNLVPENFKDAFFSPMGLGLLVSVGALMLAKAMEGRGATNKLARARWAGGREKTAARKLACKQLIERKHNRVALYIGTPKGTTFQVVDNKRIINIPEDKSRLYLPDVQRGILVCGGAGSGKTFSMINPLVRSAIDQGLPIILYDFKYAHQESATADAKGQAPKLAGYAAMRGYEVSILSPGFPESCVANPLDFLRSETDAEMARQLAIVLNRNFKLTSGDALDSGFFANAGDQLAQAIFMLARGTCFPDIMMCHAILSLPKLIDRIQQASLNPWVKVAFDQFLSVAGSPETAASIVGTTSGLFTRFMTPSTLSGFCGQTNIPLDLKGRKMVVFGMDKEKRDVIAPLLVSILHLLCSRNLAGKRTEPLVLALDELPTLYLPALVDWLNQNREDGLICLLGLQNLSQLEKAYSKETTNAIFGGCATKAFFNPQDDVAAERFSNFLGDEQIKHRERSRSSGGKGGASTSISEQNSTRNLFEVNQFNTLPEGRAVIVSPGFRSGRDVSIPLLEQIRIPKSDINLEAKSIEKWYGLQQQFISQSTLREPSGEELEIRHLEAEMLLPLVDKKAEANNRLKNL, encoded by the coding sequence ATGGCTGAAATATCCAAAACTACCCAACAAGTAAAGAGAGCAGGGGGAGGTGTGCAGCAGGGGGAGAAAGATTCATTGAAAAATATTTCTCTTTACTCCCCAGCGACCCCTGCCCCCCCAGCTTATAACCTTGTTCCTGAGAATTTTAAGGATGCCTTTTTCTCCCCAATGGGTTTGGGATTACTTGTAAGTGTGGGGGCGTTAATGTTAGCGAAAGCAATGGAGGGGCGAGGGGCAACAAACAAACTAGCACGGGCGCGATGGGCAGGAGGTAGGGAGAAAACAGCAGCTCGTAAGCTGGCCTGCAAACAACTGATTGAACGCAAACATAACAGGGTAGCTTTATACATTGGTACACCTAAAGGTACTACTTTTCAGGTTGTTGACAATAAACGCATTATCAATATTCCAGAAGATAAAAGCAGACTCTATCTGCCAGATGTACAACGTGGAATTTTAGTTTGTGGCGGGGCTGGTTCTGGTAAAACCTTCTCCATGATTAACCCTCTGGTGCGTTCTGCTATCGACCAGGGACTACCAATTATCCTTTACGATTTTAAGTATGCTCACCAAGAATCGGCTACAGCTGACGCTAAAGGGCAAGCACCCAAACTAGCAGGATACGCCGCCATGCGTGGGTATGAGGTTTCTATCCTCTCCCCTGGTTTTCCTGAATCCTGCGTAGCTAATCCCTTAGATTTTCTACGGAGTGAAACTGATGCAGAGATGGCGCGTCAGTTAGCGATCGTCCTCAATCGTAATTTTAAGCTGACAAGTGGTGATGCTTTAGATAGTGGATTTTTTGCTAATGCAGGGGATCAGCTGGCACAAGCAATCTTCATGCTGGCGCGGGGTACTTGTTTTCCTGACATTATGATGTGCCATGCCATTCTCAGTTTGCCTAAATTAATTGACCGCATTCAACAAGCTTCTTTAAATCCTTGGGTAAAAGTTGCCTTTGACCAATTCTTATCTGTAGCGGGTTCTCCAGAAACCGCCGCTAGTATTGTCGGTACAACAAGCGGATTATTTACTCGCTTTATGACCCCATCCACCCTTTCTGGCTTCTGTGGTCAAACAAATATCCCCTTAGATTTGAAGGGGCGGAAAATGGTGGTTTTCGGCATGGACAAGGAGAAACGAGATGTAATTGCTCCTTTGTTAGTTTCTATCTTGCACCTTTTATGTTCTCGTAATTTGGCTGGTAAACGCACAGAACCATTAGTTTTAGCACTGGATGAATTACCAACTTTGTATCTACCAGCCTTAGTTGATTGGCTCAATCAAAATCGTGAAGATGGCTTGATTTGTTTACTGGGATTGCAAAACTTATCACAGCTTGAGAAGGCTTATTCCAAAGAAACCACCAATGCTATATTTGGCGGTTGCGCTACAAAAGCTTTCTTTAATCCCCAAGATGATGTGGCGGCGGAACGTTTTAGTAACTTCTTAGGTGACGAGCAAATCAAGCACAGAGAACGTTCACGCAGTTCCGGTGGTAAAGGTGGTGCAAGTACCTCAATTTCTGAGCAAAACAGTACCCGCAATTTATTTGAGGTTAACCAATTTAATACCTTACCGGAAGGCAGAGCCGTAATTGTTAGTCCTGGGTTTCGCTCTGGTAGAGATGTAAGTATTCCGCTATTAGAGCAAATTCGTATTCCAAAATCTGATATTAACTTGGAGGCGAAAAGTATTGAAAAGTGGTATGGACTCCAGCAACAGTTTATCTCACAATCTACTCTGCGTGAACCATCTGGGGAAGAGTTAGAAATCCGGCATTTAGAGGCAGAGATGTTATTGCCTTTAGTTGATAAAAAGGCAGAGGCGAATAACAGATTGAAAAATCTTTAG